One part of the Haliotis asinina isolate JCU_RB_2024 chromosome 2, JCU_Hal_asi_v2, whole genome shotgun sequence genome encodes these proteins:
- the LOC137272411 gene encoding uncharacterized protein isoform X2 → MTTGFSRIAKQLGYERILLAPNSGRVIVPGLPYSAFDAQSFPKPWSVMNLMDSTQTCLVEATDGENSLLGFQELFRKYLGFIITAKVDFHDKLYDESVVKAPLCLDSRISNVGSSSYVMETEMKADEIPLARYRSQIVLVDSTSRKPIKIPQQWKNTYGHLCDGGQPVRFHALERPSDQSRAD, encoded by the exons ATGACAACAGGATTTTCAAG AATTGCtaaacaactgggatatgagAGAATACTACTGGCACCAAACTCAGGACGAGTTATCGTTCCAGGCTTGCCCTACAGTGCTTTTGACGCGCAAT CCTTCCCGAAGCCTTGGAGTGTCATGAATCTAATGGACTCCACACAGACCTGTCTCGTAGAGGCAACTGACGGCGAGAACTCTTTACTCGGCTTTCAAGAACTCTTCAGAAAATATCTGGGATTTATCATCACTGCAAAAGTGGACTTTCATGATAAACTGTACGATGAGTCTGTAGTCAAAGCCCCTTTGTGCCTAGACAGTCGCATCAGCAACGTCGGGAGCAGCAGCTACGTCATGGAAACGGAGATGAAGGCCGACGAAATTCCGTTGGCACGATATAGAAGTCAGATAGTCTTGGTGGACAGTACCTCTCGAAAGCCGATTAAGATTCCCCAACAGTGGAAGAATACATACGGGCATCTGTGTGATGGAGGCCAGCCAGTGAGGTTCCACGCTCTTGAGAGGCCATCCGACCAATCACGT gcagactag
- the LOC137272412 gene encoding uncharacterized protein, whose amino-acid sequence MTTGFSRIVKQLGYERILLAPNSGRVIVPGLPYSAFDAQSFPKPWSVMNLMDSTQICLVEATDGEDSLLGLQELSKKYLSFNITAQIDFRDKLYDGSVVKAPLCLDSRISNVGSSSYVMETEMKADEIPLARYRSQIVLVDSTSRKPIKIPQQWKNTYGHLCDGGQPVRFHALERPSDQSRVSKVSVQDVPYSDTDANHHLSFSNYLKYCCDGLVQRGKRQSNSGLPIRPLLLKSASMWYRKECNYGDGLELEIWEHEKEPDSLCVDMLRNGDSVFQCILEVYKAKDVRSSL is encoded by the exons ATGACAACGGGATTTTCAAG AATTGTTAAACAGCTGGGATATGAGAGAATACTACTGGCACCAAACTCAGGACGAGTTATCGTTCCTGGCTTGCCTTACAGCGCCTTTGACGCGCAAT CTTTCCCGAAGCCTTGGAGCGTCATGAATCTAATGGACTCCACACAGATCTGTCTGGTAGAGGCAACTGACGGCGAGGACTCATTACTCGGCTTGCAAGAACTCAGCAAGAAATATCTGTCATTTAACATCACTGCACAAATAGACTTCCGTGATAAACTGTACGATGGGTCTGTAGTCAAAGCCCCTTTGTGCCTAGACAGTCGCATCAGCAACGTCGGGAGCAGCAGCTACGTCATGGAAACGGAGATGAAGGCCGACGAAATTCCGTTGGCACGATATAGAAGTCAGATAGTCTTGGTGGACAGTACCTCTCGAAAGCCGATTAAGATTCCCCAACAGTGGAAGAATACATACGGGCATCTGTGTGATGGAGGCCAGCCAGTGAGGTTTCACGCTCTTGAGAGGCCATCCGACCAATCACGTGTAAGCAAGGTGTCGGTACAAGATGTACCTTACAGCGATACAGACGCAAACCACCATCTcagtttttcaaattatttgaagTACTGTTGCGATGGTTTAGTTCAAAGGGGAAAACGTCAGTCCAACTCGGGTTTACCCATTCGACCGTTATTACTCAAATCAGCTTCCATGTGGTACCGAAAAGAATGTAACTATGGCGATGGTCTTGAACTTGAGATATGGGAACACGAAAAAgaacctgacagtttgtgtgtaGATATGTTGAGAAATGGGGACAGTGTATTCCAGTGTATTCTGGAGGTATACAAGGCCAAGGATGTTAGAAGCTCTCTGTGA
- the LOC137272411 gene encoding uncharacterized protein isoform X1 produces the protein MTTGFSRIAKQLGYERILLAPNSGRVIVPGLPYSAFDAQSFPKPWSVMNLMDSTQTCLVEATDGENSLLGFQELFRKYLGFIITAKVDFHDKLYDESVVKAPLCLDSRISNVGSSSYVMETEMKADEIPLARYRSQIVLVDSTSRKPIKIPQQWKNTYGHLCDGGQPVRFHALERPSDQSRVSKVSVREVPYSDTDANHHLNFSNYLKYCCDGLVQRGKRQSNSGLPIRPLLLKSASMWYRKECNYADDLELEIWEHEKEPDSLCVDMLRNGDSVFQCILEVYKAKDVRSSL, from the exons ATGACAACAGGATTTTCAAG AATTGCtaaacaactgggatatgagAGAATACTACTGGCACCAAACTCAGGACGAGTTATCGTTCCAGGCTTGCCCTACAGTGCTTTTGACGCGCAAT CCTTCCCGAAGCCTTGGAGTGTCATGAATCTAATGGACTCCACACAGACCTGTCTCGTAGAGGCAACTGACGGCGAGAACTCTTTACTCGGCTTTCAAGAACTCTTCAGAAAATATCTGGGATTTATCATCACTGCAAAAGTGGACTTTCATGATAAACTGTACGATGAGTCTGTAGTCAAAGCCCCTTTGTGCCTAGACAGTCGCATCAGCAACGTCGGGAGCAGCAGCTACGTCATGGAAACGGAGATGAAGGCCGACGAAATTCCGTTGGCACGATATAGAAGTCAGATAGTCTTGGTGGACAGTACCTCTCGAAAGCCGATTAAGATTCCCCAACAGTGGAAGAATACATACGGGCATCTGTGTGATGGAGGCCAGCCAGTGAGGTTCCACGCTCTTGAGAGGCCATCCGACCAATCACGTGTAAGCAAGGTGTCGGTACGGGAAGTACCTTACAGCGATACGGACGCAAACCACCATCTTAATTTTTCTAATTATTTGAAGTACTGTTGTGATGGTTTAGTTCAAAGGGGAAAACGTCAGTCCAACTCGGGTTTACCCATTCGACCGTTATTACTCAAATCAGCTTCCATGTGGTACCGAAAAGAATGTAACTATGCCGATGATCTTGAACTTGAGATATGGGAACACGAAAAAgaacctgacagtttgtgtgtaGATATGTTGAGAAATGGGGACAGTGTATTCCAGTGTATTCTGGAGGTATACAAGGCCAAGGATGTTAGAAGCTCTCTGTGA